The sequence CAAACCGTTTTTTTGTAAACGCATTTGAGGCAAAACAGCTTTCATAACTTCTATAGGTCCAAAAACATTGGTCTCAAAATTATTTCTGATTTCATCTGTAGGAATTTCTTCTAAAGGTCCAGTAATTCCAACTCCGGCATTGTTGATTACAACATCCAATCGTTTTTCAATTTGAATAATAGAAGCAACTGCTTTTTTAATAGATTCCGAATCGCGAACATCCAAAGCAACTAATTTAATTTTAGAATTTTTTACATGATCAGGATTACGACTTGTTCCATAAACAATAAAACCTTTATCATTTAAATACTCACCAACCTTTTTACCTATTCCAGATGAACCACCCGTAATCAGAACAACTTTTTTCATTCTTATTAAATTTGGACAAATATAATAATACAGAACATATTTAAAGTTATTTATTTTAGTTAAAATACTATCTTTATAAAAAATTTGAAATGAGAAAATATGTTATTTCACTTTGTTTAACAGCTTTTTTAACTTTTACAATAAATGCACAGTCTAACAAGGAAACTGAGCAACTTGAATTTTATCTCAATTCTGTTTCGAAACAAAATCTAATCAATAATTTAGGTGTACTTGCAGCAGATGAAATGGAAGGAAGAAAAACCGGTGAGTTTGGTCAAAAAATGGCTGCAAATTTTATTAGAGATTATTATAAAGATTTAAAAATTGCAGCAGCACCCGGAACCGAAGATTATTTTCAAATGGTTCCTTCAAAAAATATGCGTCGCATGTTTAGTCCAAAATTAAACGATAGCGAAAATGTTGTAGCTTATATTGAAGGAAGCGAATTTCCGGATGAATACATAGTCATTTCGGCGCATTATGATCATGTTGGTATGGCAAATGGTGAGATTTTTAACGGTGCCGATGATGATGCTTCTGGAACATCTGCAGTTATGGAAATTGCACGATTATTTCAAAAAGCTAAACTAGCAGGAAATGGCCCAAAAAGAAGCATCGTATTTTTACATTGCACAGGTGAAGAATATGGTTTATTTGGTTCAAATTATTATGTAAACAATCCGCTTTTTCCTTTAAAAAATACCGTTTGTAATCTAAATATTGATATGATTGGTCGAACTGATCAAAAACATGCTAAATCCAAAGATTATTTGTATCTGATTGGTTCAGATAAATTAAGTCAAGAATTACATGATCTATCTGAATCAACCAACAAAAAATACACAAAATTGATTCTAGATTATGAATTTAACGAAGTCAATCATCCAGAACAAATGTACTTTCGTTCTGATCACTACAATTTTGCAAAAAGAAATATTCCTGTAATTTTTTATTACAGCGGCACACATGTTGATTATCATCAACCGACTGACACCTTCGATAAAATAGAATTTGACAAGATGCATCAACGAATAAAGCTTATATTTGCTACAGCTTGGGAAGTAGCTAATCAACCTAATCGCATAAAATTAAACCAATGAAAAAAATATTTTTAAGCTTAGCCTTACTACTATTTTCAGTAGTTTCTTTTGGTCAACAAAACAAAT comes from Flavobacterium sp. I3-2 and encodes:
- a CDS encoding M28 family metallopeptidase — its product is MRKYVISLCLTAFLTFTINAQSNKETEQLEFYLNSVSKQNLINNLGVLAADEMEGRKTGEFGQKMAANFIRDYYKDLKIAAAPGTEDYFQMVPSKNMRRMFSPKLNDSENVVAYIEGSEFPDEYIVISAHYDHVGMANGEIFNGADDDASGTSAVMEIARLFQKAKLAGNGPKRSIVFLHCTGEEYGLFGSNYYVNNPLFPLKNTVCNLNIDMIGRTDQKHAKSKDYLYLIGSDKLSQELHDLSESTNKKYTKLILDYEFNEVNHPEQMYFRSDHYNFAKRNIPVIFYYSGTHVDYHQPTDTFDKIEFDKMHQRIKLIFATAWEVANQPNRIKLNQ